CCCCCACACGAGCCACTACTTGGCTACTTTCTTTAACCGCAAAAAGACAAACACTTTGCCGAAAGCTTATTCGCTTTATTTGCAAATATTTTTCCCCTTTTCATTGACACAGTTCTTAAACAAACAATTAAAGAATTGGTAAATAAATATCTAGAGAAAAGACTTCCGGATTTGCGCATTATTATATGTAATTGCAAATATATTGTATTGTGTATATTGTTACCCTTTTTGGAAGTGTATTATCTGTAAATACTTCAATAGTTGCTAATCAGTTTCTCTATATGGATGGGTTCTTAGATAAGAACTAAAAAATGTATTATTGGAAATTGGGTCTTGAGCAGAGCTTCTCACAAGAGACGAGGTGGCCGAGAGGTTAAGGCGTTGGACTGCTAATCCAATGTGCTCTGCACGCGTGGGTTCGAATCCCATCCTCGTCGAGTTGCAATTTTTGCAAGTAAGTTTGTTCCGATAAatgttgttcttttttgtaCACAGGAACCTATGTATTAAATAAGTGTATTATCTTGTTGGGAGATCAAATAACTGATTTAAAGCACATTTTCCTTatcatattaaattaaatcaGGGATACTTTTTTGCACTATTATCAATGTCGATTAAAAAAAAAGGACTCTCCCGACGAGGATGGGATTCGAACCCACGCGTGCAGAGCACATTGGATTAGCAGTCCAACGCCTTAACCTCTCGGCCACCTCGTCATATAGGATGTACCTTTTTTGGATCATTTTTTGAAAGAACGAATATACGTAATCGAGTCATAAAATGACCTTGAGTGGTAATTATTGAATTATGAAAAGCCAAAAAGCACTCCATCTAATTTCCAGCTTACAGCAATAAAACCAAACTTGAAAACTTTTgtaatatataaataatattaactaaaaaatgaaaataacTGCAAAAAGTTTTTTCGACGAGGATGGGATTCGAACCCACGCGTGCAGAGCACATTGGATTAGCAGTCCAACGCCTTAACCACTCGGCCACCTCGTCCCTTGCCCAGGTTAAGTCCAACTGTCAACTTGTCAAGCGAGCAGTGGACATGCACATTATTATCGATAGCAAGCAGTGCGTGCAGACAGAATCTTGCGGATGTGGCAAACAGTTCTTTAAATTATGAGTTATTTCATAGCTAAGTATATAATTAAATGTGTGTCCAATATCAATTAGTTATTATTCATATCATAAAAGTCTTGTGGTAGCCAAGAATTTCAGTTTTCTCAACTATTGTGTTGCTATTATTCCTATTCGTAATGCAGATAATAACTATGTTGGCGGGGAGTGGTTGCTTTGGTGGCAAAGCGGTGCACCAAACGAGCATCTGTCTGCCAAGGCCGCATATGACGAGGTGGCCGAGAGGTTAAGGCGTTGGACTGCTAATCCAATGTGCTCTGCACGCGTGGGTTCGAATCCCATCCTCGTCGGGAAACTTTTTGATGCCATctttttctttcgtttttaTTATGTGAAACTATAATTAAATAACAGTGAGATATGCTACTGGTgagtaaaaataaaacatGTTCCGGCTGAAGCAATGTGAACCATTAAAACAGCGACACTGCAACGTGGCGTGGGGATCGCCCTGGAAGGCGAGATGGTTATCTTATTTCAATTGAAATTAAAGTTTTACGGCCCCGACAGCAGATGAGAGACAATAATGGCCAGTCAGCAGTATAAACGGAATGGAAATAGATACATTGATAACAGCTTAAGTGTCGCTCCGACCGATCGTGGCAATGGATGATCTCTGGGATGGGATGTGGAGGATAGGATGTTGTGTGAGGTCTCGCTTCCACCAGATGAATTCTCCAGAACTTAAGTTTATTGACATTGAGCTTGGAAAGGGACGGCGACCGAACGCCCGGACGCCCGCCCGCCCAATGTGTGTCTTCAGAGCCATTAAGACATTGCCTCCTCTGCCTTGTGCTTCTCAAGGTCGCGCGAGATGGGATCAGAAATAATGGAAATAAAATTCGCGCAAAATCTGggcgccgtttaggccagaaaaaacaaacaatgcCCATTCGAAAAATTAAATTCCAATTGAAATAATAGTTGGCTTTTGCCCGTTTCTGTTGCGGGCCGAAACAATAAAAGCCAGCGGAGCAATTAAATCCATTTCCAATGATTTCTTTCTCGTCCGCTCGCCGGCTAATTAATGCACTTAGTACAATTATTGTTAAATAAGTATGCGATCCAGTAGAGTACCCGAACAGTCAGAGATCTGGGGATATTGTTGTGTTTTCCGTTTGGTTGATGTTTCGTTAGCTTTTCCTTTTTACTGGCCAACTGGTTTCCAATTAATAAAACTTATTTCTCGATCATTAATCGCGAGCCGAACAGGCGAAAATGACGGCCAAAGAATTTTCGTGCCACCATTTGACGGGAGACGTGCTGAAATCTTCCTGCCACTGGAAAAGGCCATAAAGCTACCATGCCATCATTAACGATCTATCCGTTCAACTATCGTTTGCTCTAATTGTCAGGCACTTGGAAAGTttttgagtgtgtgtgtgtgtttttttttttcgtttataGCGGGGATAAATCATCGGCCAATTGAGATATAGACCGCGGCGAATCGTTAGCTCGAAGCTGGGGGTGGCGGGAGGTGGGCAGGAATCAGCAGGAACAGCGAAATATTTTGCCTGTACCTTGGGAAAAATCTGGGGATTCCCCCATACACACTATTTCTTCGAACCACTTGAGGCTTTCGTTGTGACTCAATAGGTAGCCAACAGTCTTGACTCCAATTTCGGCTTCAGTTCATAGCCAATCGCCCCCATTCATCGCAGGCCAAGCTCCAGTGCCTGCCATCAAAACGCCCATTTCGAGCTGCCCCTTTACCCCCTTGGCACTTTCACAAAATCCACCGAAGAATCCGCCAAACGCTTTCGGGAACGGATGAGCAAATATTGAATTTTGTGGCTGACAACAATCAGTGGTACTCGGTATCGTAGCTGGAGAGCTGTTGCtggttgctggttgctggCAGCAGTAGCGGTGTTTTCCTTTCGTTACACTTTTCCTTTTCTGCGATCTACAAATATTTGACTTTCGATGAAAGTCAGTGCAAACGTGCAGGCAGCAGCCTGACCCCAATCCAGGGGCTTACTCAGAAATGCCACAATTGCTGCAGCCACAGCAATGCCATCAGTGCACGGACATATCCACATCCAGATGGTTGGCATTGCATCATAAAGCTGCGACGACCACAACTTCATTCCAAATGCATTCCTCGAGGCCGAGAGGAGGCATGGGACCGATCTGCTGGATCAAACACCCCACAAATGACAAAAGCAAATGCTAAAATAAGACCAAACAAAGGCGCAAAGTGCCCCAACCTGAAGCCACTGAGTCAGTTAGCGAGAAGGGGGGCTACCGAGTTTAATGAACCTGCGAATTTATCGGCAATAAAAGATTTGCTATAATTGGGCAATATATAATCGTTGGGACTTAAGCCAGTCGGTCGCCGGTCACCGGTTGCCGGTCGCCGGTCTGGtcgcatgccgcatgccgcattTGCCGGCGGCTTATCTGACTTATCGGACTGTGGGTGTTCCCGCCATTCATCTAAATGGATCTGAGAGATCTCCTGCGCCCTGTCTCCCTATCGGGGAGCCTCTAAGCCGCTAATTAAAACGTTGGCCATGTAAATGAAGCCTCCGACAGACGGCGAACCCGCTCGAAAATGCTTAAAAATTCAGTAGCCAAACACGCAAGCGCCACCAGCAACGAGTGTGTTGTGTGTAGTGTGTGTCTGTCATGTCATTCATGCCAAAGAGTCGGGGACTGGAACGGAGACTCTGCCCAGACGTGGGCCTAGCTGATGACTTTGCCTGAGGTTGGTGTCGGAGTtgggcttgtgcttgtgcttggtGGGGTTATGGGGGGAGGAGGGCAGAGACAGCTGTCTCGTTTGCGGTGGCCCCGTGCTTCGGCCATCTATCTATATTGCTTCCGTCAGCATTAAACATATTAGTCTTAATAATTCCAAAGCTCGGTTCACACAAGGCTCGGAAAAAATGATacacagatgcagatactTGGCGTTTACAGCTTGTTCGTGATTTGTGTTGTCTAATCGTTAACAATTATGCTGGATATGTGGCTGGAGATGTGGCTGGAGATGCGGCTGGAGATGCGGCTGGAGATGCGGCTGGAGATGCGGCTGCAGATGGGGCTATGTTCCTCCAGCAGATGCGTGCAGTTAGTTGTCTCACTCCCATTTCTGTGAGAACGTGTATCTGGCAGATATCTGTGGCCATCGGTAGCCGCCATTTGGCACATGCGAGAGCTTACGCACTTCAACACACACTTCAGAGTGGGGTGGGGCAGAATAATTGCCAGAAGAGGGTTGGAGGGGAGGGAGCTGCCAAGGctaattaatatttaaaagTGTTTGGATCCATCAGCAGTGGAGGGCATGGAGAACGTACCTAAACGCACAATTTGCTTTATTTGGACAAGTCGATTACTATTTGCGGTTATgtcattttgttttgttttctccgCTCTTAAATTAGATGGTTTCTGTGGTCCGAAGCTGGGTGAAAGATGCCCCGGACATGGGAAAGTTGGTTGGTTTCGAGGGGAAATGCTTTTATATAAGCTCTCTTTGGCAGTGGAAGTTGCTTTTACTTGTTTTAATTAGCCGAAAAGGCACATAAAACCTTGGGGAAGTGATATAATTAACACTAATTTTGCTTGAATTTCGCTATAAATTATGAAAAATTTGACTGATTTACTGCTTGGACAACTGACTCAATGGGTCAAACAGAATGGGTCGGTCGAAAAGGAATTTCTCTCACAAAGAACACCCTTTCCCATTTAGCCAACACTTCTCAATCAGCGTCAACACATCACGCAAAAGTGTTTAGAAAATGCCAGAGATTTCAGTCTCTCGGCCTTTGGCCAATTAAATTATGATGGATGCAAAGACTTTACCCCCGAAGCGCCACACGCACAGAACCCACAGAGACGGAGGAGGAGACGGCACCTGGTGGACGTGGCTTGCGCTGGCCTGTCAATGGGCAAGACCAAGTGTGGGAATGACATAGTCGACCATGCCATTACCCGGTATGTGGTAGGAACAGCTATCATTCAGAGGGAAGATACAGCCATCGTAATACTGGCATCGTCATCATTTTTAATCCTCAAATATGAGCCCCATATCTTAGAGCAGGCACCACAGATATGTATCTCTTACTTTGACCAGGAGAAAGGGAGCTAAAACCACCCAGAAGACAACATAGCCTTGTGCTTGTTATGCGAGGAATACGGGTAGGTTGAGAGAGCAAACTGCGAAAAGAAATGAAGCCTCAACCGAGGCTTCGTGTTACCTTCAACGGCCTTTGTTGTCGTAGGTTCATTTGTAACTAATTTGTTCACAATATtggaaagaaaaagaagatggAATCCAGAGCAgagaccccagaccccagaccccagaccccagaccggagaccctctGCAGAAGAAGCTACTCCACTCGTAACACTGTTGCTCGAGGTGTAATTCAATCAAAAGCTGACTGACTGGACTGGTCAAGTGGTATTGGGTTTCCTGCTGCGTACAGCTCTGACACTTTCCTGTCGTGATATGCAAATGCCGTCGCAGAGCGAGGGAtgtgatgaatcaattttctccCCTGTTAAATTTGTCAAGCAAATAGCAAAGAAACAGAAACGTCTGAAAACCCACAAAGTGCAATCGCAAACTGTAACAGTAAGTGGACAAACAATAAACTGGCTAATTTATGGGCCGCTCTTCGACTAAAGATCTTGGAACGTCTCTTACCCAGAAGAACTTCCTCAGATCACCCATCGAAGATCTCGGCCCCGCTTATCCACAGAACACTATGCCCCCCTCATCTCCTGAAGATCAGTCCTCCCATCCACTAAAGATCATTTGCCAGGGTCTGTCTGGTAGCCAACTAGTTAGAGTTAGACACGGACAGCGGCATTGGTATCGCCATCGGTTTGGACCTCACACACAACAATAAAAGTTGAGCCCGGCCCGACTCACACTTCCAGTTGCTGTCGCTGCTTATGACGTCGccccacaacgacgacgacggcggcgacagaagcagcagcagcaacgacgtCGGCCGACTGATTTTTGAtttaagaagaaaaaaaaaacaaattacaaACAGTCCGCAGACTCATTTATTTGCCGCACTTCGAGGCGTTCACAACGTTCAAAAAGCTGCGCGCGCAACACGAAACCAAACCGATCGACTGTGTCGGCAAAGCAGTGCGAGGAAGCGGTtcaaaattgaatttaaattcaaatttaaatcGAGACTAAACACGGGAAAAACTATAAATTAATTGCTTCAAGTGATATTAACAACTAAATAAATATAGAAAAACGTGACAGAACGTGCGCATACAAAAAATTCCATAATTTATGGCAGAAAAGAAGCCAAACCAGACAAACAATCATCTCTCGTAGAAGGAAGGACACTTGGGCAATAAATTAATCGCCGCCTTACAGTcaatataaataaagaaaatacgTAATCAACTGCATCAGAAACTACTCAGCAAGTACAACCGGCAGCTGCAGTCAGAGCCATTTAAAGTGAGTTTTCAGATGCAAAAAATCTCGTATGCCCAAAGAGGATAGGATGGATGGGATGGATGGAGTGGAGGGTTTATTCATTTGCATTTGACAGCTGGCAGCAGTCCATTAAATTAATACGCTTTTAATTGCTGGACGTCCGCATCGACATCTCGAGTTCGTTGCCAAAGTCTTTCGTCTTTCACTCCCCgaagggagagggagaagagcCAGGTGACATGATTAATCATGATGAGACCACATAATGGCATAGGCACAAAATAAATATGACCTTGCAAAGATTGTTCACAAGTGTTGATATAGGCAAAAACCCCACAAAGATTTCGATAATTGGAGTCTGTGTGTGGACAAATCAAGATTTTTCGCCAGACAGAAGCGATCAACAGCTCGTGTGAACCACAGGCCATTAGGGATCAGAGATCTCACCGAAATAATTTAATTGTAATAACATTTTTCCACTaatctctgtgtgtgtgtgtgtgtgtgtgtgtgtggtccCATGCGCTCTTTGTTCTGTTATCGTTCCACCGATCATATATCATGTGGGGCCTCATAATCCCAGATTCCTAGACTTTCTGCAATTTATCTGGTTGGCGAAAAACGCTTCAGGCCACAGACAGATTTAGACAAATGTCTAAGACGAAGAGGGGCGATTCTagaaaatatttgcatatcGCTTTGTAGACCGGGAAGGGGGCGCGCCTAAACGTTTACGCCCCGAAAATCGTGTTTTCCCGCCGCTTGTTCTCGGACTTCGATCGGCCACCGCCGACAGCTTGTTGTCTGCTCAattttggattttttttttgatctCTCGGGTTGATCAATCTATTTTTTCTATCTTTTTAAAGGCTCATCATTAATCACTGAAGCGTTGAAATCTGCTCCGCCAGATGGCGCTCGACGCGCTCATTAGCGTAATTGCTCAGTCGGCGTCGCAGTGGCCGTCGCTGCTGGCGTCGCTCTTAGAGGCTTTGATTAGCGTGCATTAAATGCTTTCATTTAAATCAAATCGAAACGAAAATTACCCACCTGAGAGCAGTAGTAGTAGTAGCCCCTGTATGTGTGCGCGTATCTGTGGGGAACGTGAGAAACTTTACAATGTAAAGGCGAAAGATTTTGCGCTTTGATGCGCCCagacaatttatttattattcaaTTATTCGGCTTTGGCATGTGACTTGCAGAAATCGCTCTTTGATTATTATTCGAATTCGGGTGTTGGCTTTTGGTTTTGAGTTTGATTTTGGTTTTGATTTCGGACTCCATCCATATCCATCCCATCCATCAAATGCTGGAACAATTGGGGAGCACTTCGCGCGTGTGGGTCGAACACTTTCCATTGTCTTTTAACTTGACACTCTCTGGCTTATCTTTGCAGCATGTCGCCCCTGTTGATACACTTGGTGGCACTGTTGGCGCTGGCCTGTGTTGGCCAGGCCTTTCCCTACTCCTACCACATGAGAGCCCCGTCGCTGCTGCCGCAGTTGTCGATGTCGAGTGGCCTGGAGGGtggagccgccgccgccgccggcGCCCCGCTGGCCAACAGAATTGTCGTGCAGTCACCCTCGCTGGATAACGTGTATATGGATTATCTGGTCACCTCGAAGCCACTGAACCTGCGGAAGTACAACAAGAACGGCAGTAAGAcgaaaaaaacgaaaaaggaTTCGAAAATCTATTATATACCCGTACCCCCACTGCCCTTCCGTCATATACCCGGCATCGGTCTGGACTATCAGCCCATGAAAATCAATCCCATCATTCTGGAGAAGGAGACGCCGCTAACACAGACGGAGGTGCCGCAGCAGAGCACCACAGTGCGTCCATTAGCGCCgaagccagagccaaagcccGGCAAACCCTCAATGAATCCCAATAATCTGGGCTACCTCTATCCCAGCAAACTGTTGCGGGTGCAGCATCACAAGGATTACTACTTCAATGGACGTCCCCATCGGCTGCAAGTGGCCCACGCCGATGCCAAGTCCGCCCTGACTGCCCTCAATCTTAAGTCTAAGTTCTACTACaataaaaacattatttattaataaattTAGTTAGCAAAAAATTACAAAATGTTGGGCTTTATTCATTTGAGGTAACCGAATATCTTAAGAAGCTTTGGCAAAACCTTTTAAGTGGATCATATTTCCCATAAGCACTGGAAATATTGCCGAATTTGGGTCACAATCGAACGAATGGGGAGAAAGAAAGCTCTGGCTAAGCGGGGCCTCCATTAATTTTGATGATATCTGTATAGATCATGATATAATAGCTAACCATCATTATTAGCCCGGCTTCCGCATCAGCATCTCGGCGCCAGTAGCATCGACATCATCATCAAATCGTCTTCACGTGTGGCCTGGCCAGCCAATCCATTTAGTAAAAGTAATTACTGTCACCGTTGTCTCTTCAAATTCCGAATGTTCAGTCAATGTTATGcaacaaataaatatacacGAAGGCTTCGAATAAACTTGCAGATTATCTTTGAAAACTTTGTATTACTGATGGTATTGTTTTCAAAAGTTAGTCAAATTTTGTTGGATTAAGTATAAAGCAACCACAACCTTGCCTGTAATTAATTCTTAGAGCTCTATAAATCTGAGAAACTACCTATTTTTGATAGTACCAGTATTCGTATGATAGTACCCACTCTCCAAGGGTAAGCAAACACTTTGCAGATTTGATAACTCTAAAATTAGTGAAGAAACTGAAATTGCGGCAATTAGAAAAGAATTTGGTATGCAAATTTCTGAGTGACCGTTGGATTCGGGTAGCTCCGACTCATTAGATGATTGGAAGCTTTCACTCGTGAAAATCTGACGCGTATGCGTGAGAAAACTAAGCAATGAACCGAAGGGAACACTGAACTATGGCCAGAATGTTGGGCCTGGCCCACGGAGCGGCGCGTTGCCACAACAGGGCGCCTAGCAGCGGCATTCAAGTTATTGAACAAATTCGTTGCCGGGGGGAGCCCTTTGTGACCCAATCAAGTCCCCCACTCTGAGGTCTTCATCGAATCAGATCCCAGCAGGCAGTTTTCCGATTAGTTTACCCACCCAGAACATTCACAGAAATAAGTGAAACTATATATTTTTTAGAGCAGAAAGATGAGTGCCCCGGAGTATCCTCCGGTCTTTGTGCGCAATGTGCAGCTGAATGTGGATCCCTCGGAGCGGCCCAAGCAGCCGGCGGGCTGTGCCCCAGCCTTCGACTCGAAAAGCACCGATTCTGAGCACACGGAGGAGGGCTGTGTGGAGCTGGAGAATGTCACGGTGAAGTTTCGCATCTCGGAGATGGATATCGTGGCCCAGGTCTATCCCAACTGCATGACTCTGGCCGAGGTCAAGCAGGACATATCGCGCAAGTTCGAGGTGGAGCCGAAGCTCCTGGTGCTCAGGCAGGAGAATCGCCCTCTGTGCGATTCCCTGCCCATCAATTCCACCAAGTTCGATGAGTTCGGGATACACGAGTTTCAGCTGGAGCTGCTCGTGCC
This region of Drosophila miranda strain MSH22 chromosome 2, D.miranda_PacBio2.1, whole genome shotgun sequence genomic DNA includes:
- the LOC108154299 gene encoding uncharacterized protein LOC108154299; its protein translation is MSPLLIHLVALLALACVGQAFPYSYHMRAPSLLPQLSMSSGLEGGAAAAAGAPLANRIVVQSPSLDNVYMDYLVTSKPLNLRKYNKNGSKTKKTKKDSKIYYIPVPPLPFRHIPGIGLDYQPMKINPIILEKETPLTQTEVPQQSTTVRPLAPKPEPKPGKPSMNPNNLGYLYPSKLLRVQHHKDYYFNGRPHRLQVAHADAKSALTALNLKSKFYYNKNIIY